The Nitrospira sp. sequence AGCGTGGTGACGACGCGCCAGGATGAGAAAGGCCGAACGACTATTTTCGATGTCCTTCCCGAAGAACTGCAGACACTCCATGCGGTCGGACGACTGGATCAAGCCACCAGCGGGCTGCTCTTATTGACGAACGACACCACCCTCTCCAGCTTTCTCACCGATCCGGCCAACCGGGTCACACGCCGCTATCTGGTCACGGTACGCGGGGAAGTCACAGAAGAAACCCGCCAGGACAGTCTTACCGGCCTTACGGACGAAGGGGAGCTGTTGCATTGCGAGAGCGTGACGGTTCAGAAGCGCTCAGGACGGGAATCGCATCTCGACGTGACGCTGACGGAGGGAAAAAACCGGGAGATCCGGCGGCTCTTCAAAGCACTCGGACATGAAGTGATCCGGCTGCGGCGCATTCAATTCGGGCCCTTCGTCATAGACGATCTGCCGCCCGGTGCCTGGCGTGAAATCCCGATCACAGAAGCAAGAGCCGCACTGTACCCCCAACCCTCGTAAGAGCGGTCCGCGAACACATGGCAGCAAAAGTTTTTGGCTCTTCCGCCTATAAGGCCTACGCCTTCTCCCTACCTCCCCTTTGTAAGGGGAGGAAAGGAGAGGTAGAGATTCTCACGCTGCTGCACCAAGCTGGTCATGGCCACCGGAAGATTCAACCTCCCCTGGCCCCTCCTTACCAAGGAGGGGGATCATCTGGGATAGCGGGCAGCAATCCGAGCATACAACCCCGTGCTGTTCCTCTCACGTCACGAAACCAGGAAACACCAGTTTTTTCATTCGCCCGTCAATATCCGCGCCCGGTGCTGCCGCCGCGGCCCATCCGGTCCAGGGGAAGCGCTTCGAATCGAGACTTGAGATCGGGATGCGCCGCGAGGAAATTCTTCACGCCCGCGTCATCGGCGAACACATCTTTACTGCGCCCGCGATACTCTTCGATCGTCAGTCCGTGCTTCGACAGCAGCGCGCTGAGCTTCGTATTGATATCCGCGCCCATTTCTTTCATCTGCTCGGGCGACGGCCGCTGTCCCTGGCCGAACTGCTCCCCGCCCTTGAAATAGTTCGTCATCATCTCGCCGATCTCAATCCGCGCCTTCACGAACTTTTCGATATCGGCCGGCTCCGCCGCCAGACCGCGGCCTGCGAATAATGCAACACCCAGAACCATTGCCAGCATGACCCGTGTCTTTGTCATCACAATGTCCTTTCAGCAATTACCGGTATCCAGTGAACCGGCAGACTGCAATATGACACCCCTGTCGGGCATCGCCGACGGGCAATACGAATAATCCCTCGCTAGGTGGGGATGTCCCTGGTCCCGTCGTACGACATGCGGGACTGGAATGACACCTTGACCGTATCGCCGTCCTTCACCACCGTATCTTCGGTGCCGACCTTTTTATTTACAGAAATAAGGGCTTCCCGGCTGTCGATAAAACGAAGCAGCGGGCCAAGGCTCTCGGCGTTCGCCTCGATCAACTTTCTCACCGTCGTCGGCTCCGCCGACTCGATGGAGAATTCATTCTCCCCTGTCGCTTCTTGAATGACCCTCCCGAATACCAATACGGTAACCATAATTCCTCGTTCTTTGCCTGACGTCCGTTACATGTATGGTATAGCACAAACCTGCCGACTACTTTTTGATGCCTACGCCAGTCCCCTCTGCGAATTCCCTGCTTCTCACCTGGCGTGGCAGCGGAAACAATCCTGCCGTCTGGGGTGGCGATCCCGCAGCGGTTTGGCAGCGCCGGCCTGATGGCAGGTGACGCAACCTTTCTCAACCGTGACAGCCTGATGAGCTTCGTTCTTAGGAACAACCGGGTTGCGATCTTTGGGGGTCGGCAGCAACGACACGCCCACGACAACCGCGACGGCGAAGAGAACGAACCACCAATCGACTTTTCGCAACTTCATGAATGGGGTATTCCTTTGTTCCGCTCCGCTGCCTCATAGGCCTCGTTCAGCAACTGCGCCACATGTTTCACCTCAACCCGTTCCCGCAATCCATTCTTGAGCTGGATCATACAGGCGGGGCAACTGGTCGCCACGACTTCCGCCCCGACCTGTTCGACGGCCCTGGTTTTGCGCTCCAGGATTTTTTGCGAGGTGTCGTAATCCTTCACGATGAACGTCCCCGCTCCCCCGGCGCAGCGGTCGGCATCGGGCATCTCGACATAGTTAAGACCTGGCAACGACGCCAGAATCTTGCGCGGTTCTTTCGTCACCCCGGCGGCCCGGAGGTGGCAGGAGGAATGGTACGTGACGCATTTGGTGCGCGACGCGGCCTGCGCCATGGGCGGATGGAGCGGGGATCGCGCCACGAATTCGGCGATATGCGCGACCTTCTTCGCCAGATGTTCCGCCTGGCGCCGCTCGTCGCCGTCGGGGAAGAGCGTAGGATAATCTTTCAGCATCAGCGTGCAGGACGCGCAACCGGTCACGATCGTCTCATAAGACGCAAACGAGGCGATATTGAACCGAGCCCCCTCGCGAGTCAGCTCTTGATGTCCATAGGTTTGGATCGGCGTCCCGGAACAACGCTGCGGCGGCATGGCCGGCTCGACTCCATGCTTCCGCAAGACCCCGATGACGGCGTCTCCGACCCCGTCATCAAAATAATTCGCCGCGCAGCCGTGGAAATACGCGACGCTGCCAGGCGCAGGCTGCGCGCCAGGCTGAGGGATCAATGCCGCGTGCCGCTCACGCAGTTGTATGGGAGCAATGCGCGGCAACAACAACTCATGAGGCAGCTTGGCTGTCGGCGCGAGAGCCTTGAGCGCCAGCGCGGCTCCCCACTCCATAATCCGTCGGACAACCGGCCGATCCCACAGGCGTTGAGTGCGTCCCAGAAACTTGAGGAACGGCTCAAACGACGTTCCTCGTGCCTGCCAGCGAAAAATCCATCCGGTCAGGCGATTGGGATGCTCGGCCCGCTTCTTCAGAATAAGCTCCGACACATCGACGCCGGCAGGACATGCCGTCCGGCAGGATTTACAATTCACGCAAGCCTCGACCACCCGCTTGGAATTGAGGTAACTGTAGTCCGTTGACGTCACAATCTCGAACCAGCCGCGTGAGCTCATGTCCTCTGACTGGAAGACGTCATAGACCGGACAGACCGCGTTGCACTTCGCGCAGGTCGCGCAGGACTTCGAGAGCCTGGGGTAGTCGATATGCTCGGTGAAGGACGCGTCGCTGATCTTGATGCCGGGATTCAGCACGCCGGTGGGGTCAAAACTCTTTTTGACCTGCACAAACAGCCCGTAGAGCTCCTCGCCGAACATCTTCCTGACGTACTCAGCCCGCACACGGCCGTCGCCGTGTTCTCCGCAGATAGACCCGCTAAAGCGGTCCAATACCGTCGAATGAATCTCGCGATAGGCCTGCACCATCTTGTCGAAATCCTGGCGATCGTTGACGTCGAGCAGCGGGACGATATGCGCGTTGCCGTTCCCGATATGACCGAAAATCGCCACCGGCACCTTCTGTCCGGAAAAATACTCTTCCAGATAGTGGATCAGCTCGCTGATCCGCTCCGCCCGTACGACCACATCATCCACAAAATTGATCGGCTTCTTGCGCGGATCGAATCGATAGAGGGTGGGATAGAGGGCTTTGCGCGCCTTCCACAATTGCTCACGCTGCTCAGGATCAAACGCCAGCGTCAGGTCAGCCGCGAGTCGGAACGGCCGGCAGACGGCTGCCATCTGCTCCGCCCGTTCATGCAGATCTACCGCGAGCGAGTCGGCATCGAGTTCAGCAAGCAAGGTGGCCGCCGCATCAGAGGGAATCCCATGCTTGGCGCGACCGATCAGGTCGAGCGTGTTGGCGTCCATGACTTCGAGCGCACTGGGCTGAAGGGCCAGCAACAGCGGGACAGCCGCCCCGACATCCTCCAGATGCCGGAAATGGATCAAGGCCGTGAGCGTCGCTTTCGGTTTCTCGACCAGCCGGAGCGTGGCTTCGCTTATGACTCCAAGCGTGCCTTCGCTCCCGACCAGAAGCTTCGGCAAATCGAACTGCCCGTGAGCCAACCCGTCAACCAGGCCAAACAAGTTATATCCGCAGCTATTCTTACTGACCGTCGGGCGCCTGCCGTTGATCAAATCGGCATGAGACTGCGCCAGAACCAGCACGTCCCGCAGGGCCGGGATCGTCGAAAGGAGCCGTTCCAAGGTCGGATCGTTCAGCGCGTAGGATTTCGCCTCCAGCCACGTTCCCGACTCCAGGCACAACCTGAGTCGATGCACATTGTCCTTCACCGACCCATAGCGCAGTGTGTGCGGCCCGGATGAATTATTCGCCAACATCCCGCCGAGCTTGCACATGTCGCCGCTGGACGGATCGGGCCCGAACAAGAGCCCCTGCCGGGCCAGCTGTTTATTCAATTCCGCCAGGACGATGCCCGGTTGCACCCGCGCCCACCGTTCTTCGCGATTGATTTCCAGAATCCGGTTCAACCGCGACACGTCGAGAATGATCCCGCTCCCGACGGCCGACCCGGTGAGATTGGTCCCGGCCGCGCGCGGCGTGAGCGGAATGCCGCGAGACCGGGCATAGCGGAGGGTCTTCGCGATGTCGTCCTCGGACTCCACCAGCACCACGGCCTGCGGCACCACCCGGTAAATGCTGGCATCGACGGCATAGGCCGTCTTGGTGGGGAAATCGTCTTTGACTTTCTCGGACCCGAGTTGGGCTCGGAGATCAGCGGCGATCGCTCGCGATCGGTCTGGAAGAATGAGGGTTGGCGCAGTCATAGTTCAAGCGTGGGGCATTCTAGACGGACAGAGAGAGAGAGAACAAGGGTATGATTATGGGCTCACCGCTTGCCTCCTCACCGTCATGCAACGACTCACCTCTTTTCTCCAAGCCAGCCTTGCACGTTGCCATTGATCGCTGTAGACTTTCGTTATCTAGTGGGGACAGCGGAGTTGGACCAATTCCCTGCCTAGTAGGATAAATTGATTCTGCATGACCATAGAAGACATCCGATATCGCATTCTCAGCGGGCATTACCTCATTTCCTTTACGCATACGGAGAAACTGCGCCGTCGAAAAATTTCCCTGACAACTATCGAAGACGCGATTCGGAACGGGACCATCATCGAAGACTACCCGAATGATCCCCGAGGTCCTTCATGCCTCATTCATGGCCTCACACAGGAAAGACGGCCTATTCATGTGGTATGCGGACGAATCGACCGCGAGGAGATATTAATCATTACAGCGTATGAACCGAGCCTCGAAGAATGGGAACCCGACTGGCGAACGAGAAGGAAAGGCGGTGCACAATGACCACATCCTGCTATTTCTGCAAAGGAACCGTCGTGCAACAACCCACCACTGTAGACTTCTGGTGGGGAGACGATCTCAAGATTATTGAAAACGTCCCAGCAGGAGTGTGCACGCAATGCGGGGAACGATACTTCGACGCCCCCGTCTACAAACAGATGGAACGCCTCACGAAGGGAACAAGCACAACGATCCGGCAATTATCCGTAGACGTCGTCCGATACTCCGCCGCGTAAGCGACTTGACCGCGTCCCGATCGATACGAAGAACTGCTCCCCTTACATGCCGATCAACGTCACCGCGAAATTCTCAACAAGATCCTGGCACGCCTCCGGAACTGTCTCCCGAGAATCGCATACCCACCATGAGCAACGACAAGCCGCCGCGCTTGCCGCAAAACCGCAATGTTTGATTGCAAGACCCGACCCTATACATCGTTCCCGTTCCCGATCGCCGACCCGGTGAGATTGGTCCCGGCGGCGCGCGGCGTAAGGGGAATACCGCGAGACCGGGCATAGCGGATGGTCTTCGCGATGTCGTCCTCGGACTCCACCAGCACCACCGCCTGCGGCACCATCCGATAAATACTGGCATCGACGGCATAGGCCGTCTTGGTGGGGAAATCGTCTTTGACTTTCTCGGACCCGAGTTGGGCCCGGAGATCAGCCGCGATCGCTCGCGATCGGTCTGGAAGAATGAGGGTTGGCGCAGTCATAGTTCAAGCGTGGGGCATTCTAGACGGACTGTGCGGGAGAGAACAAGCTGTCGGGCATGAGGCGAGGGGCCAGAGGTCAGGGTGATGGGTCGAGGAGAAATTCTTCGTTAGCCAATGGCGTCGGATCGACGAACCCGCCGTTCAAGAAATAGGGACATTGCGTGCCCCCACCCACAGGCTGACTGGACGGAGTTCTTGCTACGGATCGGACAGGAGCTGCCGCCGCGGCGATGGCATAACGCAACGTCGAGCAATGGCCCCACCCTTATGACCAGGTTTCACGTTCTTCGGCACTCATGTGTCTATAGGTTCTCGTTGGCACGGCAACACCCTACCCCCTCCGGGCGTGAAGTGTTGCACTTGGAGTGAGATCTCAAGAATTTTAATAAATTAGTGAGAAGGGGGCTCAAAACATGGAAATGATTGGCATGGATAGAACTCCTTATCACCTCGCAACCTGCTGTCGCCTAACCAAGCGGCATCAGGATTTTCCTCGACGGGGCCCGCCGTGTCAACAACAGTTCCTCAGTGGTTCAGGAAGATCAGCAGCGGGTAAGAGTGACGTCGGAAGCGACTACACGTAAGCTCCCCTGTCAAGGAGACAGTTTCACAGGAGAACTTCGGGCTTCAAGTTGGGCCCGATACGGGACAAAGAGATGGGG is a genomic window containing:
- a CDS encoding FAD-binding protein yields the protein MTAPTLILPDRSRAIAADLRAQLGSEKVKDDFPTKTAYAVDASIYRMVPQAVVLVESEDDIAKTIRYARSRGIPLTPRAAGTNLTGSAIGNGNDV
- a CDS encoding YgiT-type zinc finger protein, with protein sequence MTTSCYFCKGTVVQQPTTVDFWWGDDLKIIENVPAGVCTQCGERYFDAPVYKQMERLTKGTSTTIRQLSVDVVRYSAA
- a CDS encoding FAD-binding and (Fe-S)-binding domain-containing protein, producing the protein MTAPTLILPDRSRAIAADLRAQLGSEKVKDDFPTKTAYAVDASIYRVVPQAVVLVESEDDIAKTLRYARSRGIPLTPRAAGTNLTGSAVGSGIILDVSRLNRILEINREERWARVQPGIVLAELNKQLARQGLLFGPDPSSGDMCKLGGMLANNSSGPHTLRYGSVKDNVHRLRLCLESGTWLEAKSYALNDPTLERLLSTIPALRDVLVLAQSHADLINGRRPTVSKNSCGYNLFGLVDGLAHGQFDLPKLLVGSEGTLGVISEATLRLVEKPKATLTALIHFRHLEDVGAAVPLLLALQPSALEVMDANTLDLIGRAKHGIPSDAAATLLAELDADSLAVDLHERAEQMAAVCRPFRLAADLTLAFDPEQREQLWKARKALYPTLYRFDPRKKPINFVDDVVVRAERISELIHYLEEYFSGQKVPVAIFGHIGNGNAHIVPLLDVNDRQDFDKMVQAYREIHSTVLDRFSGSICGEHGDGRVRAEYVRKMFGEELYGLFVQVKKSFDPTGVLNPGIKISDASFTEHIDYPRLSKSCATCAKCNAVCPVYDVFQSEDMSSRGWFEIVTSTDYSYLNSKRVVEACVNCKSCRTACPAGVDVSELILKKRAEHPNRLTGWIFRWQARGTSFEPFLKFLGRTQRLWDRPVVRRIMEWGAALALKALAPTAKLPHELLLPRIAPIQLRERHAALIPQPGAQPAPGSVAYFHGCAANYFDDGVGDAVIGVLRKHGVEPAMPPQRCSGTPIQTYGHQELTREGARFNIASFASYETIVTGCASCTLMLKDYPTLFPDGDERRQAEHLAKKVAHIAEFVARSPLHPPMAQAASRTKCVTYHSSCHLRAAGVTKEPRKILASLPGLNYVEMPDADRCAGGAGTFIVKDYDTSQKILERKTRAVEQVGAEVVATSCPACMIQLKNGLRERVEVKHVAQLLNEAYEAAERNKGIPHS
- a CDS encoding pseudouridine synthase — translated: MNRKPTKPDSPAHAQSPPIPAGAAAPDDAKRVTLDRLFSKLGLASRTVAQEWIRAGRVRINDRVVRTTETWVAWPGDCVSLDEQPIQPSTPRFVLFHKPKSVVTTRQDEKGRTTIFDVLPEELQTLHAVGRLDQATSGLLLLTNDTTLSSFLTDPANRVTRRYLVTVRGEVTEETRQDSLTGLTDEGELLHCESVTVQKRSGRESHLDVTLTEGKNREIRRLFKALGHEVIRLRRIQFGPFVIDDLPPGAWREIPITEARAALYPQPS
- a CDS encoding MoaD/ThiS family protein; protein product: MVTVLVFGRVIQEATGENEFSIESAEPTTVRKLIEANAESLGPLLRFIDSREALISVNKKVGTEDTVVKDGDTVKVSFQSRMSYDGTRDIPT